A part of Limihaloglobus sulfuriphilus genomic DNA contains:
- a CDS encoding type II secretion system protein GspJ, protein MSGKINTTRNTGFTLLELMVALAIMGVIALSMYSSIFIASRAKDTTDAALGPYNTIMPAFDMMRNDIIAAMSPGGLFAGYFTGTEESAGDDLYSSYVSFYTAGFRPSAGEKASNIIRVEYFLGDAFEYDDKYSLYDIQEESEQLVLIRRKTLNLLSTDSGLYEDEIVCRGLASFALEYYDGYSWVSSWDPEASDIPLPMAVRVSFVLNEDCLKTQQGRAAKEDMPVYTKTFVINTIAAEQEVRE, encoded by the coding sequence ATGAGCGGTAAAATCAATACAACAAGAAATACCGGTTTCACATTGCTTGAGCTTATGGTTGCTTTGGCGATTATGGGAGTTATTGCCCTTTCAATGTACTCAAGCATATTCATTGCCTCCCGGGCAAAAGACACGACGGACGCTGCCTTGGGCCCCTATAATACTATAATGCCGGCCTTCGATATGATGCGCAATGATATCATCGCGGCGATGAGCCCGGGCGGATTATTCGCCGGCTATTTCACCGGTACAGAAGAATCCGCAGGCGATGATTTATACAGCAGTTATGTGTCTTTCTACACCGCAGGCTTCAGACCTTCTGCAGGTGAAAAGGCCTCGAATATTATCAGGGTTGAATACTTTCTCGGCGATGCCTTTGAGTACGATGATAAATACTCGCTTTACGATATACAGGAGGAATCGGAACAGCTTGTTCTCATCCGCCGCAAGACGCTGAACCTGCTTTCTACTGACAGCGGCCTTTACGAAGATGAGATTGTATGCAGGGGGCTTGCTTCGTTTGCCCTTGAGTATTACGATGGTTATTCATGGGTGAGCTCATGGGATCCGGAGGCCTCGGATATTCCTCTGCCCATGGCTGTAAGGGTAAGTTTTGTTCTGAATGAAGATTGTCTCAAGACACAGCAAGGCAGGGCGGCAAAGGAAGATATGCCCGTATATACAAAAACATTCGTCATAAATACAATCGCGGCTGAGCAGGAGGTTAGGGAATGA
- a CDS encoding type II secretion system protein, producing the protein MNQCGFTLVEVMAAMLLIALIMPVAMKGVSLAVSLGSQTRNRLTALELAENALAQAVLEQSWQGGESAGNQRRFNVEYSWQITAAEQGIENVKLIEVVVEWQRRNVTQELKLSRLFYER; encoded by the coding sequence TTGAATCAGTGCGGTTTTACACTTGTCGAGGTGATGGCGGCAATGCTGCTTATTGCCCTTATAATGCCGGTCGCAATGAAAGGCGTATCGTTGGCTGTCTCGCTTGGTTCTCAGACCAGAAACCGGCTCACAGCCCTTGAGCTTGCCGAGAATGCTCTTGCTCAAGCCGTTCTTGAGCAGTCCTGGCAGGGCGGAGAATCTGCCGGAAACCAGAGGCGGTTCAATGTTGAATACAGCTGGCAGATAACCGCAGCAGAGCAGGGAATTGAAAACGTCAAGCTGATAGAGGTTGTTGTTGAGTGGCAGAGGCGTAATGTAACCCAGGAACTTAAATTAAGCAGGCTCTTCTATGAGCGGTAA
- a CDS encoding pilus assembly FimT family protein — protein sequence MRYKTQKHKTGGFTLLELILVMVILSTVLAMAAPSLSGFFSGRQLRWSAEHVVMLTRYAHTQSIHQSRIYRLSFDLNQRQYRLSSLDRGEYVDQDEQLKSRFNISEGIELEFDNFDRDGSLYFIEFTPEGYCRQCRIEFRDETGRGWEILCPSPAEKFFIREIEDRN from the coding sequence ATGAGATATAAAACTCAAAAACACAAAACAGGCGGTTTTACGCTGCTTGAGCTGATACTGGTGATGGTGATTCTTTCAACAGTTCTGGCTATGGCAGCGCCGTCTCTGAGCGGTTTTTTCTCAGGCAGACAGCTGCGGTGGTCGGCAGAGCATGTTGTCATGCTGACGCGTTATGCTCACACCCAGTCCATACATCAGAGCCGGATTTACAGGTTGAGCTTTGATTTAAACCAAAGACAGTACCGGCTCTCTTCGCTTGACCGCGGGGAGTATGTTGACCAGGACGAACAGCTCAAAAGCCGCTTTAATATAAGTGAAGGCATAGAACTGGAGTTTGATAATTTCGACAGAGACGGATCGCTGTATTTTATCGAGTTTACACCGGAAGGGTACTGCCGCCAATGCCGTATTGAGTTTCGTGACGAAACCGGCAGAGGCTGGGAAATTCTCTGTCCCAGCCCCGCGGAGAAATTCTTTATCAGAGAGATAGAGGACAGAAATTAA
- the gspG gene encoding type II secretion system major pseudopilin GspG encodes MLNIEYKRKTGFTLIELLLVLVILAALAAVVVPKFTRRSEQARITAAKTDISNIEVALDAFEIDNGRYPTTSEGIKALIEKPSNADGWETPYLKRGVPKDPWGAEYIYKQPGSHNEYGYDLSSGGPDGQAGNEDDIVNWTEE; translated from the coding sequence ATGCTAAACATTGAATACAAACGAAAAACTGGTTTTACACTGATTGAACTGCTTCTGGTTCTGGTTATTCTCGCGGCCCTCGCGGCGGTTGTTGTCCCGAAATTCACCAGAAGGAGTGAACAGGCAAGGATAACCGCCGCCAAAACGGACATATCGAATATCGAGGTTGCTCTTGACGCCTTCGAGATCGATAACGGCCGTTACCCCACAACATCTGAGGGCATTAAGGCTCTTATCGAAAAACCCTCAAACGCTGACGGCTGGGAGACGCCCTACCTGAAACGCGGCGTACCAAAAGACCCCTGGGGGGCAGAATACATCTACAAACAGCCCGGCAGCCACAACGAATACGGCTACGACCTTTCTTCCGGCGGTCCTGACGGCCAGGCCGGCAATGAAGACGATATTGTAAACTGGACAGAAGAATAA
- a CDS encoding type II secretion system F family protein: MPQFKYKARDEHGKELTGSIQAAEKKAAVSALMARSLVPLHVEPDKGKHESHKHFHGRLRRCDVEMFTRELGSLLAAGMPLSRSLKILVRETEKPALAHLVQTIYDNVSNGMSLGDAMRQWPKVFPPVYIAMIQAGETGGFLELVLAQIADFRSRERDLMSRVQSALVYPVVLCVLVVVILVFMLTYFIPRFSSIFTEFGGNLPRLTEMVVSVSNMLMKYWIITAVGAVMLVVGIKTWLSRPEGKASWDRWVLKLPIFGKLSSRFAFVRFARMLGTLISSGVPLITALQVAKESIGNSRLSETVNTSVDMVRRGMTLAGGLRICPELFSGSNIEMISIAEESSRLGEELLRLAEFNEKELDRNLKTAVSLAEPAMLFVMAALVGTIVIAMLLPIFNLQELIH, encoded by the coding sequence ATGCCGCAATTTAAGTACAAAGCAAGAGATGAACATGGCAAAGAACTGACCGGCAGTATCCAGGCCGCCGAGAAAAAGGCCGCTGTATCCGCTCTTATGGCCCGTTCACTTGTTCCGCTGCATGTTGAGCCTGACAAGGGAAAGCATGAATCGCATAAGCATTTTCACGGCAGACTCAGGCGCTGTGATGTTGAGATGTTTACACGCGAGCTTGGAAGCCTGCTTGCCGCCGGTATGCCGCTGAGCAGGTCGCTTAAAATCCTCGTAAGGGAGACTGAAAAACCGGCACTTGCCCATCTTGTCCAGACGATATACGACAACGTCTCCAACGGCATGAGCCTGGGCGATGCCATGCGGCAGTGGCCCAAGGTGTTTCCGCCGGTGTATATCGCAATGATTCAGGCCGGCGAAACGGGCGGATTTCTGGAGCTTGTACTCGCTCAGATAGCTGATTTTCGAAGCCGTGAAAGGGACTTGATGAGCAGGGTTCAGTCAGCTCTGGTTTATCCGGTAGTGCTCTGCGTACTCGTGGTAGTAATACTGGTGTTTATGCTTACCTATTTTATCCCGAGGTTCTCCTCTATTTTTACCGAATTCGGCGGCAATCTGCCCAGGCTTACAGAGATGGTTGTCAGCGTAAGTAATATGCTCATGAAATACTGGATAATTACAGCTGTAGGAGCAGTTATGTTAGTTGTCGGCATAAAAACCTGGCTCTCACGCCCCGAGGGAAAGGCTTCCTGGGACAGATGGGTTCTAAAGCTGCCCATATTTGGTAAGCTCTCATCACGTTTTGCCTTTGTGCGTTTCGCCCGTATGCTGGGAACGCTGATAAGCTCGGGAGTTCCTCTTATCACTGCTCTGCAGGTTGCCAAGGAATCTATCGGCAATTCGCGGCTCTCCGAGACGGTCAACACCTCCGTTGATATGGTTCGCAGGGGTATGACGCTTGCCGGCGGGCTCAGAATCTGCCCGGAATTGTTTTCCGGTTCGAATATAGAAATGATATCTATCGCTGAAGAGAGCTCACGGCTGGGCGAAGAGCTTCTAAGGCTGGCTGAATTCAATGAAAAGGAACTTGACAGAAACCTTAAAACCGCTGTTTCACTTGCGGAGCCGGCTATGCTCTTTGTCATGGCGGCCCTTGTCGGGACAATTGTTATAGCGATGCTGCTGCCGATATTCAATCTGCAGGAACTGATACATTAA
- a CDS encoding GspE/PulE family protein — protein sequence MSIVSTLLSGMCKSGIINSSQMQQIEISAAAGHGFMEASVLNGVKQDAALKFLAGELGYEYIDNLAGYVPEPQFLAKFSAHVLLERGIAPILSKEGRVFAVISDPFETTGVDELRLLTGLDIEIGLAPKTDINEFLKKYLGLGADTIQSMVDEAAQSGLQFLTSIDQENMDLASTQEEGASIIRFVNQMLSQAIESRATDVHIEPFENELRVRYRIDGVLQSAAVPPELKQFQPAIVSRIKILSSLDIAEKRVPQDGRIKVLLAGREVDIRVSIIPMLHGEAVVLRLLDCSSVLLGLEKIGMGPHDLAVFAEVIKRPHGIILVTGPTGSGKTTTLYAALSCINDIHRKIVTIEDPIEYQLHGINQIQVSNKTGMSFARGLRSILRHDPDVILVGEIRDLETAEIAVQASLTGHLVFSTLHTNDAPGALTRLVDMGVEPYLVASSLEAVIAQRLIRLICPDCKTAVPQAQTESLRGRYGELIPDKLYTGTGCRECQGTGYKGRKGIFEQMVVSENIRALLLANASSREIRLAAMKDGMKNLRQDVKRYLDRGETTLEEVLRVTKDEMLTTEQ from the coding sequence CTCTTTTATCCGGCATGTGTAAATCCGGCATTATCAACTCTTCCCAGATGCAGCAGATTGAGATTTCGGCTGCTGCCGGGCATGGTTTCATGGAAGCATCAGTTCTCAATGGGGTTAAACAAGATGCCGCTCTGAAGTTCCTTGCCGGCGAGCTGGGCTATGAGTATATCGATAATCTTGCGGGTTATGTTCCCGAGCCGCAGTTTTTGGCAAAGTTTTCAGCGCACGTTCTGCTTGAGCGGGGCATTGCGCCAATTCTAAGCAAAGAAGGGCGGGTTTTTGCGGTTATAAGCGATCCGTTTGAAACGACGGGGGTTGACGAGCTCAGGCTGCTTACCGGCCTTGACATAGAGATTGGTCTTGCCCCGAAGACTGACATAAACGAATTTCTCAAAAAATATCTCGGTCTCGGTGCCGACACGATACAGAGCATGGTTGACGAGGCGGCTCAAAGCGGTTTGCAGTTCCTTACCAGCATTGATCAGGAAAACATGGATCTGGCAAGCACCCAGGAAGAGGGGGCATCCATAATCCGTTTTGTGAATCAGATGCTTTCCCAGGCCATTGAGAGCAGAGCGACAGATGTGCACATAGAGCCGTTTGAAAACGAGCTTAGGGTGAGGTATCGCATAGACGGCGTCCTGCAGTCGGCAGCGGTTCCGCCGGAGCTCAAGCAGTTTCAGCCGGCAATTGTATCCAGAATCAAGATCCTCAGCAGCCTTGACATTGCTGAAAAGAGGGTGCCCCAGGACGGCCGCATAAAGGTACTCCTTGCCGGCAGAGAGGTTGATATACGTGTCTCTATAATACCAATGCTTCACGGCGAGGCGGTAGTGCTGCGGCTTCTTGACTGCTCATCAGTTCTGCTGGGTCTTGAGAAGATCGGCATGGGGCCGCATGACCTGGCGGTTTTCGCGGAAGTCATAAAGCGGCCGCACGGAATAATACTCGTTACCGGCCCAACCGGCAGCGGCAAGACAACCACCCTTTATGCTGCTCTGTCCTGCATCAACGACATACATCGCAAGATAGTAACAATAGAAGACCCCATCGAATACCAGCTTCACGGCATAAATCAGATTCAGGTCTCCAACAAAACGGGCATGAGCTTTGCCCGCGGGCTGCGTTCAATTCTGCGGCACGACCCTGATGTAATACTTGTTGGGGAAATACGCGATCTCGAAACCGCCGAAATCGCCGTTCAGGCTTCTCTTACCGGACACCTGGTTTTTTCGACATTACATACCAATGATGCGCCCGGGGCTTTGACACGTCTGGTGGATATGGGCGTTGAGCCCTACCTTGTAGCCTCATCACTCGAGGCGGTGATTGCCCAGCGGCTTATCCGGCTTATCTGCCCCGACTGCAAAACCGCCGTGCCCCAAGCTCAGACCGAGAGCCTGCGGGGCCGGTACGGTGAGCTGATACCCGATAAACTTTATACAGGCACCGGCTGCAGAGAATGTCAGGGCACCGGCTATAAAGGCCGAAAGGGTATATTTGAACAGATGGTTGTAAGCGAGAATATAAGGGCTCTGCTCCTTGCAAACGCCAGTTCAAGAGAAATACGGCTTGCCGCGATGAAAGATGGCATGAAGAATCTGCGGCAAGACGTAAAACGCTACCTTGACAGAGGCGAAACTACGCTCGAAGAGGTGCTGCGGGTAACAAAGGACGAGATGTTGACAACGGAGCAGTAA